The following proteins are encoded in a genomic region of Lytechinus variegatus isolate NC3 chromosome 7, Lvar_3.0, whole genome shotgun sequence:
- the LOC121418831 gene encoding ribonuclease Oy-like — MNDYYFTTMGIRLIVLCIIVEVCLLNSRQIFAWNVVSRVSRLLSPESAPVRHSSVRSILESRLEYVTGEVDKGAFTFDRNVNKQSTNDTWTELVLTIQWPKSFCIEYNDSGEKGKCQVPEGIDDWTIHGLWPSNPGQIGPAFCNNTWKFDITKISDIEKQMNTSWPNCITDEPYDSLWSHEWEKHGTCASSLPALYGEHNYFQQTLSLRKQYDIKGMLEASAVVPSDTNWYMYQTINNAVKDVIGTDPTLTCVYDKKTERVYLSQIEFCLDKDFKLIDCIAPNSAPKSNLRDENCEHDKKIYYPMLS; from the exons CTTGATTGTTCTGTGTATAATTGTCGAAGTCTGTCTGCTGAACTCACGACAGATTTTTGCGTGGAATGTGGTATCACGAGTTTCGAGACTGCTGTCGCCCGAGTCTGCCCCAGTGAGGCATTCGAGCGTCCGTAGCATACTGGAATCCAGGCTAGAATATGTTACTGGTGAAGTAGACAAAGGAGCATTCACATTTGATCGAAATGTGAACAAGCAAAG CACGAATGACACTTGGACTGAGCTTGTGCTTACAATACAGTGGCCAAAGAGTTTCTGCATAGAGTATAAT GACTCGGGTGAGAAAGGAAAATGCCAAGTCCCTGAAGGGATTGATGATTGGACAATTCATGGCTTATG GCCATCTAATCCTGGTCAAATAGGCCCAGCATTTTGCAATAATACATGGAAGTTTGACATCACCAAAATATCA GACATTGAAAAACAGATGAACACTAGCTGGCCAAATTGTATAACAGATGAGCCTTATGATAGCTTGTG GTCACATGAATGGGAAAAGCATGGCACTTGTGCTTCATCATTGCCGGCCTTGTATGGAGAGCATAATTACTTTCAACAGACTCTCTCTCTGAGAAAACAATATGACATCAAAGG GATGCTTGAAGCTAGTGCAGTCGTCCCTTCTGATACAAATTGGTATATGTACCAAACAATTAATAATGCTGTTAAGGATGTCATTGGCACTGATCCAACACTAACATGTGTATATGATAAG aaGACGGAGCGTGTGTACTtatcacaaattgaattttgtttggACAAAGATTTCAAGCTCATTGACTGCATTGCACCAAACTCAGCACCGAAATCAAATCTGCGGGATGAGAACTGTGAACACGACAAGAAAATTTACTACCCTATGTTGAGTTAA